The DNA segment CGTCTTCCTTCCAAGCGACTTCGCTCCATCAAATCTTGCACATGGCGGATGCAATTTTTGGTGCTTGCAACTTTGCTCCTTACCAGAACAACTGCTGCGACGGCACAAGAGGCAGCACTCGGCTCCGGCGAGCACTATTTCCAGGCTCATTATGCGGCCATGGCGGAGATCCGGGACTACGACGTCTTGTACAGCGGATTCACGGACAGTTCGCCGGAGACTGGCGCATCCTATTTCCTGGAGATGCAAGGACGGACGATGGCGAGTGAAGAAGACGACATGGTGGTTGTGCTAAAAAAATACGAGCGTTCCAGTGGGCAGAGTTCTTCGGAGCGTCCTGTGAACGATTCGGTCCAGGGTGACAGCAGAATGGAAGTCTATTCGGGGCGTTTGATTGGCAACGATCTCGTGGCCCAAAAATTCCCGGGCGGATCACGTCGAGCCAAGTTCCCAAAAGGGATCACCCCTTATTACTTCCATTATCTGGAAGGACTTCCTACGTTTCCGCTCTTTGGTACCGTGACCTTTCCGTTTTTCATGGACCCGGCAGGAAAAGCTTTTGAGAGGATAAAATCGGAACGAACTACCCCAACAGCGAACCAACAGCTCATTCGCGAAACAGCGAATGAAGCGGTCGTTCGCATTGAGGTGGAGAAGCCCGTTGGACAAAAACGCAGGATATTTTTCTACTTCGACGCGGAGACCCTGCTGATCGTTGGCGAACGGGTGTCTTTGCTTGAGAACAATTCGTGGAATCCCATTTTCAAAGGCGAGTACACGTACACAAAACACAATGGGTTGCATGTCCCTGAATCGATGAGAGCGGTGTCCTTCAAGACGAGAAATGAAACAAAGATTGTGGAGCGACACACCGAAGTCATGTATGAGTGGAAGGACCTCGATCGCGAGCGGGCGAAGCAGTGGCGCGTTGCAGATCTTTGGAGGATCGAAAATCTGGACCGATTGATTGAAGGCGAGGACATTGCCGAGATTGGCACCGAAGCACCAAACAAAAACTGACCTGGATCCAAGTCCATGTCTCGGGGCTTCCGGCCCAAGCGAATGAAGTCGGCCCCGTCCGGGGCGATGACCGCGAGGCCAGAGTAGAACAGTTGTCTCAACTGTTCCGCCGGGCAGCCCTCAAAGGCCAGGCATCGTCGCAACCAAGTCCACTTCCAACCGTTCGCGTCACGCGACTCGACGACAGCGACGGCCCACGCAAACATTTGGGGACAAATGTTCTACTCTGTTTCCCACGACAGCCCCGTCCGGAGGCAGGATCGCGAAGCCAGAGTAGAACAGTTGTCTCAACTGTTCCGCCGGGCAGCCCTCAAAGGCCAGGCTTCGTCGCCACCCAACAAGGCCCGAAGGGGCGACAGATCCATTGCCGGGGCCGTCAGGCCCCGGAACCATGAACCGCTCAAACAGTTCAGGCCGACGGAGGCCCTCCGTCGGCGACAGGTAACTCAACATTTCCCACGACGGCCCCGTCCGGGGCGACCTTTTGAATTTGCGTCCATGTCTCGGGGCTTCCGCCCCGAGCTAATGAAGTCGGCCCCGTCCGGGGCGAAGAGAGCGAAGCCAGAAACAGCCGAAACGACCAACACTATCCCGCACGAAAAAATAGCAAAATCCGATCAGAGCGAGATCATAAACGCTTTCGCGAAATCACGACAACTCGTTTTTCAGCTTTGCGTCGGCAGCGTTCATCTCGTCCTGCGACTTGAATTCGACCACGATCGTCTTCAGCCGAGAGGTTTCGCCCGCGACGATCGCCACACGGCCCTTGCTGACGCGCAACCATTTCGCAAGGGAAGCGATGACCGCTTTGTTGGCTTTGCCATCTTCCGGCACCGTGTGAACCGATACTTTCAACGCTCCATCGTGCAGCCCACCCACGGATGCCTTCTTGGCTTTCGGAGTGACCCGCACGCGAAACTTCCACGTCAATCCTTCACACTGTCGATCCAGTGAGAGGTTTGATTCACTCATCGGCGACTCATTCCCCTTCTGTCTTCGAGAAACTGGCTGAACGACGTCCGAGGTTGCCATAACGGTGATAGTCGTGCGAGATCGATTGCTCGTTCAAGTACCGCAGGCATTCGATGCGTCCATGATCCACGACCGGTTCATCGATGACTGTGATGAATCGCCGGCCACAAGCTCGACGAATCGATTCCAGGGCGGGAGTCAGCGTTCGCATCCGGCTGACACCGCCGGCATCGACTCGCTCGACCAACTGCTCCACTGACTCTTCAATGGGATCGATCAAACCAGGCAACCAATCCGCGGTCGTTTCCAGCATTTTGAGCTTCGATCGTTCCAGCTCCGATGACAGGGAAAGCGTGAACTGAGTCCCCACACACACCGCCGCAGAGATCGCCACGATTGCATTGACGATGTCGTCACCTGCCTCGATCCGAACGGTCATGCCGTTCACCGATCGATAGCGACGAATGTTATCCTGGCCGACCAACTGAAAGGTATCGTGTTCCAACGCGAAATCCGTCGCATTGGCAATTTCTTGCGACGTGATCGCGCGTTCGATTCGAAACTTCTGAGCATCGCCCAGCATTTCATCGGAGTAGCGACCACGCTCAATCCAATCACGCATGCGGTCCAATTGATCGTGCGATGCATCCACTTCATCCGTGGACGGTTGCCAATCGCTAACGTGCGTGACACGCGAAAGAGCCAGCACGTAGTTGGGACCACCGGCTTTGATACCGGGTCCGTACGCGGAAAGACCGACCCCGCCAAACGGTTGCCGCAACACAATCGCCCCGGTGGTTGGTCGGTTGATGTACAGGTTGCCGGCGGGGATCGATTCTCGCCAAAGCTTGATTTCGCGATCGTCCAAACTCTCCAGACCGCTGGTCAGTCCATAGCCGGTCGAACGCACAATCTCGATGGCTTCTTCCAATCGACCGAATCGCATCACGCCCATCACCGGCCCAAACAACTCGGTCGTGTGAGTGAAGCTGCCGGGTTGCACGTCCCATTTCACGCCGGGTCGGTACAGCGTTGGGTTGCCGTCGATGTGCTCAGACATCACCAACCAAGATTCGCCGCCCTCGAGTTCCTGCAAACCACGTCGCAGTTTGTCCGTCGGCGGATCAACCAGCGGCGTCACGCGGGTGTGCAAATCCCATGCGGAACCGACCGACAAACTTCGCACCGCATCCGCCAACGTTTCGCGGAATCCGGGATCGTCGAAGACTTCATTCTCGAGCAACAACAGTGACGTGGCACTGCACTTTTGACCGCTGTGACCAAACGCCGAGTGCAGCACGTGCTTGATCGCCAAGTCTCGATCCGCCATCGCGGTCACGATCGTGACATTCTTGCCTCCTGTTTCAGCCAACAAGTGCAGATCCGGTCGCACATCCAACATGCGTTTCGCGGTCGATGTGCCACCGGTCAAGATGACGGTGTCGACGATCGGATTTTTGACCAACCATTCCTCCGCGACTTCGTCGTCACAAATCACAAACTGCAACGCGTCGCGAGGAACTCCCGCATCCCAGAATGCTTGGCACATCACCCAAGCTGGCAACAAGGTTTGCATCGATGGTTTCACGACCACCGGGTTGCCCGCCGCGATCGCCGCTGCGATGCCCCCGCAGGCAATTGCCAAAGGGAAGTTCCAAGGGGTGATCACAGCAACCACGCCGCGTGGTTCACACTGGATCCCAGAGCACTCGTCCCAGGCCTTCATGGTCAGCGGATAGAACTCCAGGAAGTCAATTGCTTCGCTGACTTCCGGATCTGCTTCGGCGACCGTTTTGCCTGCTCCGGCGACCATGCTGCCGATCCAATCCCCGCGTCTTTCGCGAGCCAGTTGGGCGACCGCACGCAGGATCGTGTGGCGTTCTTCGACCGAAAGATCTTTCGCCCAAGTCGACTCACTGGCCGCCTGAACGGCTAGCTCCACCGCGGGCGAAGTCGCCTTTTTGTAACGGCATGTCACGACGCCTGGTCGCGAAACATCGTCGGTGGTGAACCATTCGGGTGAGACTCGATCGTCTCCCTCGAGCGCATCTGCAGCGGGCAAACCAACCAACACTGGCGTCACTCGAGTCGCTTGTTCGTCGCACAATGGCTTCCAACGATCCAAGGTCTCTTGTGCCCATTTCGAGTGGTGAGGCAGCGACCAATCCGTATCGGGTTCGTTGACAAACTGAGTCCAATGATCCGCCGCGGGAGGCTGCAGGGGAGTCCGGTGTCGATTCTGAGTTCGTCGAGGCTGGACCGAGACGGTCTCACAATCCAACAAGGCATCCTTGAATCGACCTGCCAACAGATCAAAGTCCGGTGTATCGGGCTGCAAACGATAGGCGTGACGCAAGAAGTTCTCGGCGCCCGTGTTTTCATCCAAGCGACGAATCAGATACGTGATTGCGTGCAAGAAGTCCGATTTGCGGCAGGCAGGTGCATACAGCAACATCGCCGCATCGCGTTCCGTCAACGCACGACGTTGATGGTTGGCCATGCCCTCCAGCATTTCGAACTGGACGGAATCGGACGCCCCCAAACGCTGCGTCCAAATCTTGGCCAGCGCCACGTCAAACAGGTTGTGGGAGGCCACACCGACGCGAAGATTGCCTGCCGCCGCCGCGGTGAGCAACTCCTTCAACATCCGTTTGAAGTTGGCATCGGTGTCGTGTTTGTTCGTGTACGGAGCCACCTGCCAACCACCGACGGAGGCATGCACGCGTTCCATTTCGAGGTTTGCACCTTTGACCAACCGAATCGTCAGCGGCGCGCCGCCAGCCGCAACTCGTTTGGCCGACCACTCGATCAGGTCTCGCATCACCAAGCAGGAATCCGGCACGTAGGCTTGCAGTGCGATCCCGGCTTGGACCGATTCCAAATCGTCGCGTTCCAAGGTCTCACGCAACACATCCGCGGTCAGATACAGGTCGCTGTACTCTTCCATGTCCAAGTACACGAACTTGTCTTTCGCCTTGGAGCCATCGTCCATGTGATTGGCGTTGCGGTACAGACGCTCCAAGCGATCGGCGACCATCCGGATGGTGTGCTCGCGAGCCAAGGGTGACACTTGGCTATAGAGCGTGGTGAGCTTGACCGAGATGCATCGCACCTCCGGCATCCGCAGCAACTCGTAAAACGACTGCATCCGCTTGCGCGTCTCGTCATCGCCCAACATCGCTTCGCCGAGCAAGTTCACATTCATCGCCACGCCGTGACGCTGGCGCGAGGCCAGGTGCGGAGTCAATAGATCTGGTTCCGCAGGCAGAATCACATTCGCCGTCTCACGTCGCATCTTTTCCTTGACCAGCGGCACAGCCACACCGGGCAGGTATTCGCCAAAGGACTGAAACCCTTTCAGCATGGCTTGCTCGACCGGGCTGAAAAATCGGGGAATCCCCTGCAAATCCAACAGGTGAGTCATCTGGTCCGCCACGCGTGCCGGCGTGTGCGTGCGAAAGGCTTGATCGGTCATCTCAACCAGCGTGGCCTTGTCAGCGTCATGCCCAATCATGCGATCCAGCTCGGATTGCTGGCGACGTTCCTGCGGCGTCTGGAGAGCTCGCGACTCCCGCAAAAGATCGGCGGCCAACTCAATCGCGGCGGCAGCATCTTGAGTGGGGTCGAAACCCTGCAACGTTGACGAGGAAGCTGATTCAGGCTGATTCAAGACACGATCCTTAACAAGAATTTTTCGCGGAAACGAAGATCTAACAAACGAGGCACGCCTAGTGGTCTGTCACGGCTTATCTTTAGGGTAGTGGGCGAGGCCACGAGTCCTGAACTGGCGTCAAATCCAAGGACTCGTGGCCTCGTCCACTACGATTCCCCTAACTTTTAGCTGTGACAGACCACTATCGCCCATTGACGGCTAAACTTTCGCAACTTGCAACCGCCTGTTTTCACAGCGAATTCTCAATGGCATTCCGCCGCGACCCTAAGACGCCTGCAATGACGCCAGATTTGCCGCAACATGTGTTCCATTTACGTGTCCGCTACGACGAATGTGACCCAATGGGATTGGTTCACCATTCAAATTACTTGCGATATTTCGAAATCGGCCGCACGGAATTCCTTCGCTCGGCGGGGGGGCGGTACCGCGAAGTCGAAGAAGCCGGGCTGTATGTCGTGGTCGTCCACATCGATTGTCGCTATCGTGCCTCCGCACGTTATGATGATGAAATTCAGATCGTGACCCGAATCGCGAAGATCACGGCAGCTAAAATCATCCATGAGTATGAAATCCGCCGCGGGGACGAACTGCTCGTGCAAGCGACCGTGACATTGGCGGTGATTGATAAGAACGGTCAATTGCAACGTGTTCCCGAAGCATTGTTGACTTGAAAACCTCTTTGACTCCTTCCCTCTTGGTGCCCTCCCAATGCGTCCTGACCAACCCGCCCGATCGATCAGCAACCGCCGCCAGTTCCTGTGCCGTCTGGGAACGGCATCCGCGGTCGGATACGCCGCCTACTTGGCTCATCAAGTCAGCCCCTCCCCGCTGAGCACCGACGCCAACGGATTGCTGGGGCAGGGCAGGGCACTTTGGGCAGCCGAACCAAACGAGACGGGCTCTTCCACCAGCACCGGCTATCTGAAGCAATCGCTGAAAGCCGGCATGATCCGAGCTGAGAAGTCGGACGCCGCCAACCCTTGGATCGAACGATTCCGAATCGCCAAAGAAGCGGGATTCGAAGGCGTGGAACCCAACACCTCACCCGGCATGGACGTCCAAGCCATGGTCGCCGCCTCCGCGGAAACAGGTTTGACGATCGACGGAACAGTTGGCGGATATCACTGGGGCACAACGCACACCAGCCCGGAAGCTGCGACTCGCAAGAAGGCTCAGCAGTTGCTCGAGGAATCGCTGCAACAAACCGCCGACTTGGGAGCGAACACCTTCTTGATCGTTCCTGGCCACGGCAAAGACGGCACGGCTGAAGAAGTTCGCCAGCGCGCCTTCGAAGCCCTCGATCGCGCCGTCCCGCTCGCTGAGAAACTGGGCGTCAAAATCCTGATCGAAAACGTCTGGAACCATTTCTTGTACGACCACGGGGGAGACGAAAACCAATCGGCTCAGCCTTTGGCGGAGTTCATCGACTCCTTCGACACACCCTGGATCGGTGTCCAATTCGACCTGGGGAATCACTGGAAGTACGGTGACGTGGCCGAGTGGGTGACGACGCTGGGACACCGGATCGGCAAACTGGACATCAAAGGGTTCTCCCGTGAACAAGGTCGCTTCACCGACGTCACCGAGGGCGACATCGACTGGGCCAGCGTCCGCAAGGCACTCGCGGGAATCAATTTCCAAGGCTGGGTGGCCGCCGAAGTCGGTGGCGGTGACGCCGAACGGCTGAAGAAGATCCACGGCCAAATTGAATCGGCACTGCACTGCACCAAATCGCTGGCGCAAATCAAGGCAGAGACCGCGTGACAGCGTCGCAGCCAGAGGATCGAACCGACCAAGTTTCTGAAACGTCTTCCGCGGAGGCAGCCCCCGCGGAAACAGAACACGTCAGCGTGATGCCCAACGAGATCGTGCAGTGGGTTCGAGAAATCAACCCCA comes from the Rhodopirellula islandica genome and includes:
- a CDS encoding DUF167 domain-containing protein, with the protein product MSESNLSLDRQCEGLTWKFRVRVTPKAKKASVGGLHDGALKVSVHTVPEDGKANKAVIASLAKWLRVSKGRVAIVAGETSRLKTIVVEFKSQDEMNAADAKLKNELS
- a CDS encoding acyl-CoA thioesterase codes for the protein MAFRRDPKTPAMTPDLPQHVFHLRVRYDECDPMGLVHHSNYLRYFEIGRTEFLRSAGGRYREVEEAGLYVVVVHIDCRYRASARYDDEIQIVTRIAKITAAKIIHEYEIRRGDELLVQATVTLAVIDKNGQLQRVPEALLT
- a CDS encoding sugar phosphate isomerase/epimerase family protein produces the protein MRPDQPARSISNRRQFLCRLGTASAVGYAAYLAHQVSPSPLSTDANGLLGQGRALWAAEPNETGSSTSTGYLKQSLKAGMIRAEKSDAANPWIERFRIAKEAGFEGVEPNTSPGMDVQAMVAASAETGLTIDGTVGGYHWGTTHTSPEAATRKKAQQLLEESLQQTADLGANTFLIVPGHGKDGTAEEVRQRAFEALDRAVPLAEKLGVKILIENVWNHFLYDHGGDENQSAQPLAEFIDSFDTPWIGVQFDLGNHWKYGDVAEWVTTLGHRIGKLDIKGFSREQGRFTDVTEGDIDWASVRKALAGINFQGWVAAEVGGGDAERLKKIHGQIESALHCTKSLAQIKAETA